The window GAACCTGAATTGTCCTCAGAATTCAGACTCAAACTACTAATTTAGCACCTTATTTGTAAAAACTATTGACTCGCGacatttattcatatatttGTACGAAGAAGATAAAGATTCCATCGGCATGACAAATACAAATTCATAAACCTCGAAGTATTTACTTTTGGACTCAAATTTACAGTTAAAAGCAGCTTCTTTGCCGAATTAGAAGGTTATAAGTGGGATGTTTCTCTCTAGAGACGCTCCAGAGGACAACTTCAGCATCCGAGGCTCTGACGTGTTTCTCATTGAACATCCTGGATGTTCAAACGCTGCGGGAGTCGATGATCGGTGGCGGCGTGGTTTTGACCCGACGGCGGCAGAGTTTAACGGGAGGTTTGAGGGCAGCAGCCGAAAACATAAAAAGACGAGGccaaaataaaggaataaaaaaaaaaaaaaaaaaaaaaaaaaaaaaaaaacagccagaaattaaaaaaaaaaaaaaaaaaaaaaaaagggaaacgtCTGAGTGGACCTGAGCGGAGCCCTGCGGACGTCCTGTCAACAGGAAGCTGTGCTGCTTCAGAgggagtgaggaagaggaggaggaggaagatctgcagccaaacaaataaaaagcagcagctcagagcgcAACACGCCAGCACGCcgtgtccagcagggggcgccgcagggccaagctgctgctgctgctgctctgtgattggctgctccAACAGGTGTGAAGCGTGTTGACGCTTGTACTCgtcaaataaagtttgtttgaaAACCAGcgtgtggggggagggggggagggggagggggcggggctacagtTACTTGCCTGATGGGTTTATTTCACATCCGTTACTGACCTGAAATCAGTGGAGACACGGTGAGAGGCGGGAgagttgacctctgacctgtctgaacccgagccgagccgagcgaGGTGGGGGGGGTGCAGCCGCGGCGTCGTACTACGTACCTGAGCGTCGATGATCTTCTGCTTGGCCTCGATCACCGCCTGCATCTCGGCGTGGTCacgcttcagctcctcctccaccgccatcAGCCTGCGGCAGGGGGGGGGCAAAGGTCAGCCTGAGACGCCGATGGGATGCCAAACCCGGATGACGGCGACGAACACGATGAAGGCCGCCGCCCACCTGCAGATGATGCTCTTCATCTGGctgtccttctcctcctgctgcctcctcagCCGCTCCTCGCTGTCCTCCAGCCGGTTCTTgtactccagcagcagcttctgcatctgctgctcctgcgccagcaggcggcgctcGTACTCCTCCAGGCGGCGGCCGGACGTCCGCAGGCGCTCCTTCAGCCGGGAGATCTCCGTCTCGTACTGCCGACACGCGGGGGAGGTCAGCCGGGCGTCGCGGCGACGGGCCGGCGAGGCGGGGCGTCCCGTTACCTTCTCGGTGTTGCGGCCGTCCTCCCGGctcggctccgccccctcctcctccttctcgtcGTACTGGCCGTTGTTGAGGACCCAGGCCGCCGTGCGCTCCACCGGGGACATCGCCACAGCCTCCACCGGAGACGCCACCTGCACGCAGCCGCACGTCAGCAAGGCGCCCGGCTCCCCGCCGCCGGGTGAAGCCGGACCCCGCCTTACCGGAGGCGGCGGCTTGACGGCGGCGCtcctcgggggcggagccatgTTCTCCGCGGAGCAGGCGGACTGCTGGCGGCTGGCGTGCGCCGCCGTGGGCGTGGGCTCGGTGttggcgctgctgctgctccggagCGACGCGCTGTGCGGGTGGGAGCGCGGCGTccgggccccgccccctccccggctctgctgctccaccttcacGATGTGGGCGGTGCCCGCCGTGCTGCTCTGGCGCGGGACGGCGACGGCCGTGGCGGCGCCGGGCGGCAGGTCGGGCGgggcgcggcggcgcggcgtGGAGCAGTCCTCGCTCTGGGTGCTCCGCCGGCTGCCCAGCTCGTCCAGGCTGCTGTTGGAGGCCgcgcgacctttgacccccgccTGGCTGCCGAAGTCGTCGGAGTTGCTGTGGCTGTTGTGCGAGCTCTCGGTGCTCAGGTTCTCCGAGCTGGAGTCCCGGCGCGGCGAGTGGGCAGGGCGCTGGGCGGGGTTGCTCAGGTGGTAGACGGGGTTCTGGAAGGACAGCGGCTGCAGGCTGCGCTGCTGGCCGAGCGACGGGTGCAGCGGCCGCCGCGCCTGCGGCGCGCTCTGCGGCTGCGCATCCCGCGCCGCCGCCCTGGCCTGGTGCGGCGCCGGCTGCGGCGTGACGGGGTTGGAGTGGGGGAAGGTCGGCGGGGGCGGGCCGTGTCCGACGGAGGCCTGGGAGCCCGCCCGGCCCAGGCGGGGCGGGGCCTCgtggtgcggcggcggcggcgccgggccgtGCGGGTGCtgcgcctcctgcaggtccACCAGGGAGATGCTGCGGCCGTTCGGCAGCAGGGCGTCTCGCTCCTCCGGGTCCGAGAAGCTGCTGCGGAcggagggatgctgctgggccagcagggggcgctgcccTCGACCGTAGCCCTCCATGAGCTCGCCGACCGGCGACTGCAGGCTGCGGACGTCGCTGCGGCTGCAAGGAGACAGAGTCTCGCCGTTTATTGATCAGGAAACCGGTGAATCAGCCAATCAAAGCGTCCGGACGGTCACCTGTCGGCGGGGTCCTCGAAGATTCGCTGTAATCCCGACGACATGCTGCCGCTGATGTTGTGGGCGGAGCTATGATCCTGGAAGCgccgcagctgctgctgcaccggcGTCGGAGCGGCCAGGCAGCGGGAGATGTCTCCCAGAATCCTCGGCAGCGGGCCCAGCTTCGCTACGGTGGCCTGCAGGAAGGAATTTTCACCCTGGAGTcgcagtgcgtgtgtgtgtgtgcgcatgtgtgtgtattgggtgtgtgtgttgtgtgtgtgtgtgtgatttgaatGAAAGCACCAGGATGCGGTGGTGGTGGATGTGGTGGCAGGAAAGCAGAAAAACCAACATGGTGGCAAACAACAGAAAGTGAGCAGGGGGGGAGGaacgggggggaggggggggggggtggaggagaggaagaggaggaagaggaagagaggaggaaaaaaacatgagggAAACTTaatggaaacaaaaccaaaatccaCTAAAAACAACATGCTTCTACTGGATAAGAGCACATCTGGCACAGCAGCGCCATGCAGAGCCGCTCCGGGGGGGACgggcggaggggggggcggggcttccaggCAGgcagggtggagatggagggggggggggggtgttggggggtGTTGGGAGTTCAGGCCATGCTGTGAGGTTCAGCCGCGCGGCATTAATGTGGTTAAATGGACTGATGTGACCTCCTGGTGTTCGTCCAGAgtcaagacacacacagacgccgATCGCTGATCAATGAGCTCAGAACTGAACCCGCTGATCAGAACCGACCATGAGCGCCAACTGTCTGAACCCAACATGACTGACGACCTGATCCGCCTGCAGGGCTCATCCTGCTCAACATCTCGCACTCTTCACGACGttatcaacacaaacacactgcaagaTGTGTGTCAGtttccacaacacacacacacacacggcggtaCCTTGTCGAGCTGAGACACCACCTCCCACAGCAGGCCGTGCAGCACCGACAGCTCGCGGCCGAGGTCGATGTAGCCCTCGAAGCCCGGCGTGTTGGACAGCGTCTCCGGGTTGGAGATCTCCGACAGGAAGCGCATCATTCCGGCCCACTCGTGCTCCAGGAAGTCGTTCATGAAGGCCATGTACTCCTCCTTGTTCCCGAACCTGAAAAACGCCGCACGGCAAAATTCAGGAGGTCGGActggagccggggggggggggcagggggacgCGGGCGGCGCCTCGCTGACTCACTTTGTGAAGTTGGCGAGGTTCTGGATGACCTTGGCGATGAGCGTGAGCGTCCGGGACGTGCGGTCGTCGGGGTACTCCTGCATCAGGCTGAAGAGCGACGGCGACATGATGGCGGGGCAGAGGAAGCGCAGGAAGAGCGAGGCGCTGATCAGGCGCTTGCTGATGTCCTGCTGGTGGCCGCGCGCCACGCACTGCTGCTTCCACGACGCAAACACCTCCTTCAGCTCCCGGGGAAACACGCTGTGGAGACAGGAAGCGGCGCCGAGCGTCAGGATCCGGTTTCTGAAACACTTATCCACCCCTCAGACCTCTTAATACGTCTGGAGGGAAGAAATAATGTCGCTTACTTCCTCATCAGGCGCTTCCTGCGAGCGCTGCTGAACATTAACTCATCCCGTCTTTAATCCCTGACTGACCTGCTCATGACAGACTCTTCCTTTATTTTGATTTCAGagataaaaatttaaaaaaagaacaataatgATAGATGATTCCTCTGTGCTTCCAACAGATCTTCGATAAATCTCGATCTATATGAAACCAAACATTTGTTATGAAAACTGTCTTTACTCTATAAAGAGTTAAAATCATCAgtcaggagaaaaaaatctcagaacatcatttttctttgctgctttcGTCTCTTTGATGCAACAGAAGTCTGAATGAGGCCGAGCTCAGAATGAAGCGGGTCAGAATCTGCTCTGCCGACACCTTTCCTACGGTTCGACGGAAGAACGATCCAAACGGCAGAGCGGACTGACCTCAGTGAAATTCAATCGACTGTAGCCTCTAAAAGCATCTTTTCATCGCGCTGATGAAGCATGTCAAACTCGGCTGCCTCTCAGAGTGACCGGAGTGAGCCGAGGCGGCGACGCCTCCTCATCTGCTGCGACTCTAACGAAACTCTGCGGGCTGAAGGTCAAACGGGAAGCAGCGGCTTCACCGGGATCCAGCCTGCCTCagctgactcactgctgccgGTCCGGCGCCgcggcagcagggggcgccgtccGCACCTCTCcggcggagcagcagagcctccagaGCTCAAGCCTTTGATGCGGTCACGTTTTGGGTTTGTGCGGAGCAGCCGCCGCCGTACCAGTAGGAGTTGATGATCTTGCAGAAGGCCAGCTCGCAGCACATCTTCAGGTTGCTCTGGTGCTCCGGCAGGTCGCCGCCGGAGCAGCGGCTGGGATCCACCTCGCAGTTCTCATCCGACTCGTACAGAGCTTTGATGAATTCGCCTGGACGGAGACGCAAGCAGACGCGGAATGAGGAAACACACGAAGGAACAGCCAGATAATCCAAACCTGGCTCCAAACTACTGAATCAACCAGGTTCAGAGAATCTACTTTCTGTTTCACAGCAGTACATTTATTAATGATGAATTTATACATTTCTAATTCTAATAAAACCACGTTTTCCAGCTGCACGGCGGCCTGGAGACACAGTGAGAGAGTGTTCGGTGGGCTTCCTTCCAGAATCACCGCTGCAGATCCCAGAGCTCTGACTCTTTatgtcatttcattttccagaAGCCATTTAATGCTATTGACTGTAGTTGGTTCAGTATTAACTCATTTCAGAATGAAACAAGCATCTTTAATCACCCTGAATCTTATTTGTGGGACAGAAAATCCTCAGATATAAAGAGAAAAACCTCCGAGTAATAAAATAAGCACATtaatgaaacacaatgaaatcgAAGACGTGCTTTTAGTAACGTATTACAGAATAATCATGACTATTT of the Salarias fasciatus chromosome 18, fSalaFa1.1, whole genome shotgun sequence genome contains:
- the rasal2 gene encoding ras GTPase-activating protein nGAP isoform X3, translated to MSESGAVLEGGETSVQGPCRASGRCRYHRKNWRSPNPQPLDRYKWSTSSPPHLRQFSTLTKPAHRSQDQPHGASPAKPGSLRRIVPYLRSVSEPGASGNSHERRALRKAGSDAVERASSISSFISSLSRRFIRVLRDEADAEDREPDVKGPPAHRLSCGQSPYTDSGAWERKFCILTDSQLILLNKDDEAAGEAQESPTDSQKGRSLRRTVSVPSEGQFPEFQAAEGAAVLEVSSERSPRRRSISGLGSSEKSVTVDNPNSSPFKVPGFFSKRLKGSIKRTKSQTKLDRNTSFRLPSLRPPDADRSRGLPKLKESTSHESLLSPGSAVEALDLSMEEDVFIKPLHSSILGQEFCFEVTYSGGSKCFSCTSASERDKWMENLRRTIQPNKDNCRRAENLLRLWIIEAKDLPPKKKYFCELCLDDVLYARTTSKTRHDSLFWGEYFDFSSLPAMRSVTVHIYRDVDKKKKKDKNNYVGLVNIPVSGVTGRQFVEKWYPVSTPTTSKGKGGGPSIRIKSRFQTISILPMEQYKEFAEFVTNNYTMLCSVLEPVISVKNKEEMACALVHILQSTGRAKDFLTDLVMSEVDRCADHDVLIFRENTLATKAIEEYLKLVGQKYLHDALGEFIKALYESDENCEVDPSRCSGGDLPEHQSNLKMCCELAFCKIINSYCVFPRELKEVFASWKQQCVARGHQQDISKRLISASLFLRFLCPAIMSPSLFSLMQEYPDDRTSRTLTLIAKVIQNLANFTKFGNKEEYMAFMNDFLEHEWAGMMRFLSEISNPETLSNTPGFEGYIDLGRELSVLHGLLWEVVSQLDKGENSFLQATVAKLGPLPRILGDISRCLAAPTPVQQQLRRFQDHSSAHNISGSMSSGLQRIFEDPADSRSDVRSLQSPVGELMEGYGRGQRPLLAQQHPSVRSSFSDPEERDALLPNGRSISLVDLQEAQHPHGPAPPPPHHEAPPRLGRAGSQASVGHGPPPPTFPHSNPVTPQPAPHQARAAARDAQPQSAPQARRPLHPSLGQQRSLQPLSFQNPVYHLSNPAQRPAHSPRRDSSSENLSTESSHNSHSNSDDFGSQAGVKGRAASNSSLDELGSRRSTQSEDCSTPRRRAPPDLPPGAATAVAVPRQSSTAGTAHIVKVEQQSRGGGGARTPRSHPHSASLRSSSSANTEPTPTAAHASRQQSACSAENMAPPPRSAAVKPPPPVASPVEAVAMSPVERTAAWVLNNGQYDEKEEEGAEPSREDGRNTEKYETEISRLKERLRTSGRRLEEYERRLLAQEQQMQKLLLEYKNRLEDSEERLRRQQEEKDSQMKSIICRLMAVEEELKRDHAEMQAVIEAKQKIIDAQVSNGCEINPSGEADRLSGRGQLAADAGAGSGEGALQHAQPPQRPVA
- the rasal2 gene encoding ras GTPase-activating protein nGAP isoform X1 — protein: MSESGAVLEGGETSVQGPCRASGRCRYHRKNWRSPNPQPLDRYKWSTSSPPHLRQFSTLTKPAHRSQDQPHGASPAKPGSLRRIVPYLRSVSEPGASGNSHERRALRKAGSDAVERASSISSFISSLSRRFIRVLRDEADAEDREPDVKGPPAHRLSCGQSPYTDSGAWERKFCILTDSQLILLNKDDEAAGEAQESPTDSQKGRSLRRTVSVPSEGQFPEFQAAEGAAVLEVSSERSPRRRSISGLGSSEKSVTVDNPNSSPFKVPGFFSKRLKGSIKRTKSQTKLDRNTSFRLPSLRPPDADRSRGLPKLKESTSHESLLSPGSAVEALDLSMEEDVFIKPLHSSILGQEFCFEVTYSGGSKCFSCTSASERDKWMENLRRTIQPNKDNCRRAENLLRLWIIEAKDLPPKKKYFCELCLDDVLYARTTSKTRHDSLFWGEYFDFSSLPAMRSVTVHIYRDVDKKKKKDKNNYVGLVNIPVSGVTGRQFVEKWYPVSTPTTSKGKGGGPSIRIKSRFQTISILPMEQYKEFAEFVTNNYTMLCSVLEPVISVKNKEEMACALVHILQSTGRAKDFLTDLVMSEVDRCADHDVLIFRENTLATKAIEEYLKLVGQKYLHDALGEFIKALYESDENCEVDPSRCSGGDLPEHQSNLKMCCELAFCKIINSYCVFPRELKEVFASWKQQCVARGHQQDISKRLISASLFLRFLCPAIMSPSLFSLMQEYPDDRTSRTLTLIAKVIQNLANFTKFGNKEEYMAFMNDFLEHEWAGMMRFLSEISNPETLSNTPGFEGYIDLGRELSVLHGLLWEVVSQLDKGENSFLQATVAKLGPLPRILGDISRCLAAPTPVQQQLRRFQDHSSAHNISGSMSSGLQRIFEDPADSRSDVRSLQSPVGELMEGYGRGQRPLLAQQHPSVRSSFSDPEERDALLPNGRSISLVDLQEAQHPHGPAPPPPHHEAPPRLGRAGSQASVGHGPPPPTFPHSNPVTPQPAPHQARAAARDAQPQSAPQARRPLHPSLGQQRSLQPLSFQNPVYHLSNPAQRPAHSPRRDSSSENLSTESSHNSHSNSDDFGSQAGVKGRAASNSSLDELGSRRSTQSEDCSTPRRRAPPDLPPGAATAVAVPRQSSTAGTAHIVKVEQQSRGGGGARTPRSHPHSASLRSSSSANTEPTPTAAHASRQQSACSAENMAPPPRSAAVKPPPPVASPVEAVAMSPVERTAAWVLNNGQYDEKEEEGAEPSREDGRNTEKYETEISRLKERLRTSGRRLEEYERRLLAQEQQMQKLLLEYKNRLEDSEERLRRQQEEKDSQMKSIICRLMAVEEELKRDHAEMQAVIEAKQKIIDAQEKRIGSLDAANSRLMLALAQVKERYSTPSLRNGLSPSNPTKLSITENGEFKNSSC
- the rasal2 gene encoding ras GTPase-activating protein nGAP isoform X4, translating into METDSLPGDVESLHGGLSLLDPVMDRILVDTVSQQQGWLRVYDVKGPPAHRLSCGQSPYTDSGAWERKFCILTDSQLILLNKDDEAAGEAQESPTDSQKGRSLRRTVSVPSEGQFPEFQAAEGAAVLEVSSERSPRRRSISGLGSSEKSVTVDNPNSSPFKVPGFFSKRLKGSIKRTKSQTKLDRNTSFRLPSLRPPDADRSRGLPKLKESTSHESLLSPGSAVEALDLSMEEDVFIKPLHSSILGQEFCFEVTYSGGSKCFSCTSASERDKWMENLRRTIQPNKDNCRRAENLLRLWIIEAKDLPPKKKYFCELCLDDVLYARTTSKTRHDSLFWGEYFDFSSLPAMRSVTVHIYRDVDKKKKKDKNNYVGLVNIPVSGVTGRQFVEKWYPVSTPTTSKGKGGGPSIRIKSRFQTISILPMEQYKEFAEFVTNNYTMLCSVLEPVISVKNKEEMACALVHILQSTGRAKDFLTDLVMSEVDRCADHDVLIFRENTLATKAIEEYLKLVGQKYLHDALGEFIKALYESDENCEVDPSRCSGGDLPEHQSNLKMCCELAFCKIINSYCVFPRELKEVFASWKQQCVARGHQQDISKRLISASLFLRFLCPAIMSPSLFSLMQEYPDDRTSRTLTLIAKVIQNLANFTKFGNKEEYMAFMNDFLEHEWAGMMRFLSEISNPETLSNTPGFEGYIDLGRELSVLHGLLWEVVSQLDKGENSFLQATVAKLGPLPRILGDISRCLAAPTPVQQQLRRFQDHSSAHNISGSMSSGLQRIFEDPADSRSDVRSLQSPVGELMEGYGRGQRPLLAQQHPSVRSSFSDPEERDALLPNGRSISLVDLQEAQHPHGPAPPPPHHEAPPRLGRAGSQASVGHGPPPPTFPHSNPVTPQPAPHQARAAARDAQPQSAPQARRPLHPSLGQQRSLQPLSFQNPVYHLSNPAQRPAHSPRRDSSSENLSTESSHNSHSNSDDFGSQAGVKGRAASNSSLDELGSRRSTQSEDCSTPRRRAPPDLPPGAATAVAVPRQSSTAGTAHIVKVEQQSRGGGGARTPRSHPHSASLRSSSSANTEPTPTAAHASRQQSACSAENMAPPPRSAAVKPPPPVASPVEAVAMSPVERTAAWVLNNGQYDEKEEEGAEPSREDGRNTEKYETEISRLKERLRTSGRRLEEYERRLLAQEQQMQKLLLEYKNRLEDSEERLRRQQEEKDSQMKSIICRLMAVEEELKRDHAEMQAVIEAKQKIIDAQEKRIGSLDAANSRLMLALAQVKERYSTPSLRNGLSPSNPTKLSITENGEFKNSSC
- the rasal2 gene encoding ras GTPase-activating protein nGAP isoform X6 → MDFSEVSSERSPRRRSISGLGSSEKSVTVDNPNSSPFKVPGFFSKRLKGSIKRTKSQTKLDRNTSFRLPSLRPPDADRSRGLPKLKESTSHESLLSPGSAVEALDLSMEEDVFIKPLHSSILGQEFCFEVTYSGGSKCFSCTSASERDKWMENLRRTIQPNKDNCRRAENLLRLWIIEAKDLPPKKKYFCELCLDDVLYARTTSKTRHDSLFWGEYFDFSSLPAMRSVTVHIYRDVDKKKKKDKNNYVGLVNIPVSGVTGRQFVEKWYPVSTPTTSKGKGGGPSIRIKSRFQTISILPMEQYKEFAEFVTNNYTMLCSVLEPVISVKNKEEMACALVHILQSTGRAKDFLTDLVMSEVDRCADHDVLIFRENTLATKAIEEYLKLVGQKYLHDALGEFIKALYESDENCEVDPSRCSGGDLPEHQSNLKMCCELAFCKIINSYCVFPRELKEVFASWKQQCVARGHQQDISKRLISASLFLRFLCPAIMSPSLFSLMQEYPDDRTSRTLTLIAKVIQNLANFTKFGNKEEYMAFMNDFLEHEWAGMMRFLSEISNPETLSNTPGFEGYIDLGRELSVLHGLLWEVVSQLDKGENSFLQATVAKLGPLPRILGDISRCLAAPTPVQQQLRRFQDHSSAHNISGSMSSGLQRIFEDPADSRSDVRSLQSPVGELMEGYGRGQRPLLAQQHPSVRSSFSDPEERDALLPNGRSISLVDLQEAQHPHGPAPPPPHHEAPPRLGRAGSQASVGHGPPPPTFPHSNPVTPQPAPHQARAAARDAQPQSAPQARRPLHPSLGQQRSLQPLSFQNPVYHLSNPAQRPAHSPRRDSSSENLSTESSHNSHSNSDDFGSQAGVKGRAASNSSLDELGSRRSTQSEDCSTPRRRAPPDLPPGAATAVAVPRQSSTAGTAHIVKVEQQSRGGGGARTPRSHPHSASLRSSSSANTEPTPTAAHASRQQSACSAENMAPPPRSAAVKPPPPVASPVEAVAMSPVERTAAWVLNNGQYDEKEEEGAEPSREDGRNTEKYETEISRLKERLRTSGRRLEEYERRLLAQEQQMQKLLLEYKNRLEDSEERLRRQQEEKDSQMKSIICRLMAVEEELKRDHAEMQAVIEAKQKIIDAQEKRIGSLDAANSRLMLALAQVKERYSTPSLRNGLSPSNPTKLSITENGEFKNSSC
- the rasal2 gene encoding ras GTPase-activating protein nGAP isoform X5, translating into MMGNSCDREVSSERSPRRRSISGLGSSEKSVTVDNPNSSPFKVPGFFSKRLKGSIKRTKSQTKLDRNTSFRLPSLRPPDADRSRGLPKLKESTSHESLLSPGSAVEALDLSMEEDVFIKPLHSSILGQEFCFEVTYSGGSKCFSCTSASERDKWMENLRRTIQPNKDNCRRAENLLRLWIIEAKDLPPKKKYFCELCLDDVLYARTTSKTRHDSLFWGEYFDFSSLPAMRSVTVHIYRDVDKKKKKDKNNYVGLVNIPVSGVTGRQFVEKWYPVSTPTTSKGKGGGPSIRIKSRFQTISILPMEQYKEFAEFVTNNYTMLCSVLEPVISVKNKEEMACALVHILQSTGRAKDFLTDLVMSEVDRCADHDVLIFRENTLATKAIEEYLKLVGQKYLHDALGEFIKALYESDENCEVDPSRCSGGDLPEHQSNLKMCCELAFCKIINSYCVFPRELKEVFASWKQQCVARGHQQDISKRLISASLFLRFLCPAIMSPSLFSLMQEYPDDRTSRTLTLIAKVIQNLANFTKFGNKEEYMAFMNDFLEHEWAGMMRFLSEISNPETLSNTPGFEGYIDLGRELSVLHGLLWEVVSQLDKGENSFLQATVAKLGPLPRILGDISRCLAAPTPVQQQLRRFQDHSSAHNISGSMSSGLQRIFEDPADSRSDVRSLQSPVGELMEGYGRGQRPLLAQQHPSVRSSFSDPEERDALLPNGRSISLVDLQEAQHPHGPAPPPPHHEAPPRLGRAGSQASVGHGPPPPTFPHSNPVTPQPAPHQARAAARDAQPQSAPQARRPLHPSLGQQRSLQPLSFQNPVYHLSNPAQRPAHSPRRDSSSENLSTESSHNSHSNSDDFGSQAGVKGRAASNSSLDELGSRRSTQSEDCSTPRRRAPPDLPPGAATAVAVPRQSSTAGTAHIVKVEQQSRGGGGARTPRSHPHSASLRSSSSANTEPTPTAAHASRQQSACSAENMAPPPRSAAVKPPPPVASPVEAVAMSPVERTAAWVLNNGQYDEKEEEGAEPSREDGRNTEKYETEISRLKERLRTSGRRLEEYERRLLAQEQQMQKLLLEYKNRLEDSEERLRRQQEEKDSQMKSIICRLMAVEEELKRDHAEMQAVIEAKQKIIDAQEKRIGSLDAANSRLMLALAQVKERYSTPSLRNGLSPSNPTKLSITENGEFKNSSC
- the rasal2 gene encoding ras GTPase-activating protein nGAP isoform X2 produces the protein MSESGAVLEGGETSVQGPCRASGRCRYHRKNWRSPNPQPLDRYKWSTSSPPHLRQFSTLTKPAHRSQDQPHGASPAKPGSLRRIVPYLRSVSEPGASGNSHERRALRKAGSDAVERASSISSFISSLSRRFIRVLRDEADAEDREPDVKGPPAHRLSCGQSPYTDSGAWERKFCILTDSQLILLNKDDEAAGEAQESPTDSQKGRSLRRTVSVPSEGQFPEFQAAEGAAVLEVSSERSPRRRSISGLGSSEKSVTVDNPNSSPFKVPGFFSKRLKGSIKRTKSQTKLDRNTSFRLPSLRPPDADRSRGLPKLKESTSHESLLSPGSAVEALDLSMEEDVFIKPLHSSILGQEFCFEVTYSGGSKCFSCTSASERDKWMENLRRTIQPNKDNCRRAENLLRLWIIEAKDLPPKKKYFCELCLDDVLYARTTSKTRHDSLFWGEYFDFSSLPAMRSVTVHIYRDVDKKKKKDKNNYVGLVNIPVSGVTGRQFVEKWYPVSTPTTSKGKGGGPSIRIKSRFQTISILPMEQYKEFAEFVTNNYTMLCSVLEPVISVKNKEEMACALVHILQSTGRAKDFLTDLVMSEVDRCADHDVLIFRENTLATKAIEEYLKLVGQKYLHDALGEFIKALYESDENCEVDPSRCSGGDLPEHQSNLKMCCELAFCKIINSYCVFPRELKEVFASWKQQCVARGHQQDISKRLISASLFLRFLCPAIMSPSLFSLMQEYPDDRTSRTLTLIAKVIQNLANFTKFGNKEEYMAFMNDFLEHEWAGMMRFLSEISNPETLSNTPGFEGYIDLGRELSVLHGLLWEVVSQLDKATVAKLGPLPRILGDISRCLAAPTPVQQQLRRFQDHSSAHNISGSMSSGLQRIFEDPADSRSDVRSLQSPVGELMEGYGRGQRPLLAQQHPSVRSSFSDPEERDALLPNGRSISLVDLQEAQHPHGPAPPPPHHEAPPRLGRAGSQASVGHGPPPPTFPHSNPVTPQPAPHQARAAARDAQPQSAPQARRPLHPSLGQQRSLQPLSFQNPVYHLSNPAQRPAHSPRRDSSSENLSTESSHNSHSNSDDFGSQAGVKGRAASNSSLDELGSRRSTQSEDCSTPRRRAPPDLPPGAATAVAVPRQSSTAGTAHIVKVEQQSRGGGGARTPRSHPHSASLRSSSSANTEPTPTAAHASRQQSACSAENMAPPPRSAAVKPPPPVASPVEAVAMSPVERTAAWVLNNGQYDEKEEEGAEPSREDGRNTEKYETEISRLKERLRTSGRRLEEYERRLLAQEQQMQKLLLEYKNRLEDSEERLRRQQEEKDSQMKSIICRLMAVEEELKRDHAEMQAVIEAKQKIIDAQEKRIGSLDAANSRLMLALAQVKERYSTPSLRNGLSPSNPTKLSITENGEFKNSSC